The DNA sequence CagatatttatatttgaaaaccaCACTCCAAATAATGCAGCGAATGGTGATTTAGtcaaatattcatgacatatgtgATTTTCAAGTAGTTTACTTAATATTGCTATGTCTTGAATACCTGAGGATTATGTCACAGAGCAGAGGTTTCCAGTGAAATTCCAAACTAATGTACACATGATGTATTTTGACAACTTCCCATTTCAAAGTGAGGCTTAATGGATAAAAATATATTACCGTGGAATCCAGTGAACTGATGATTAGCTGAACATATTCTTATTGTTATCTCTGAACACCGTgtagacaaacagacagaaaaCCCCACAAATTGTTATCATAAATAAAGATgtagaaaaaatatattgatgtacAAAAATCTGCATGATGCCTTGAAAAATCCTAAATTTCTGGAGCTCAGGCAATCTAAACTTGTCAAATCATTGAGGACATGAGCAGGACTTATTTGTAATTTAGTCTTGAGGGTCTGGATGAGACAATGTGAGAATAATGGATTGTcatcccaaaacacaaaacataccCTGTATATAAAtacagacctgtgaagatctgggttaaaactggtcttcagtaagctAAGCTTGTCATACTAGGAgactaacaggactgggtggttagactcgctgacttatttgacacatgtcaatgtatcccaattgtgtagatcgatgcttatgttgttgaccactggtttgtctggtccagacaccaTTATTAACAaatcgctgccatatagctggaatattgctgggtgtggcagaaaatgaaactcactcactcaccactttTTTAAAATGCATGGTCTGCAGTGATAGTTTCACAGATTGTTTTAAAGAATATAGAGACAATGCCATAATATTCTGTGACTGTGAGGTCTGCCAAATTTATTATCTACAAATTAATAAATAGAAGTCTACTAGTTGTCTTGATGTAATTTTTCTTTCAGTTTATGTAAACAACAATGCCATTTAATTATAACATCCCTCAACCATTCAGCAGGATCAGACTGTAGAACCACACTTGCTCATTATACAATACTTGGTAACTTTTAACTTGAGACTTACATTGTCAAATACAGGGCATATTCAGACTTACTTTTGTTACACTGCCCCCTGTAAGGTAATGTAAGCCTTATAGACCTACATTATATACTGTATGATAACTGATGACACGCTGCTTACGTACTGTATGATAGCCTATAACAACCACTGCCTACTATAAGGGTAACTTTATTTTGGGGGCACTATCATATGCAGAAACATGAGACCTTTCATTAAATGCCTGACAAAGGATGGCAGCTGAAGAGACTGAGGGCTTGCAAAAAATGTGTATTAGTTACCATTCAGCCATGTTATATGTTATTCAACCATGTTTATCAATTGAACCATGTTGATTGTTTCAGATATATTGACCCTTATCATCAGTCATAATGACAGAGACAGCACCACAGCCCAAGTCGATGATGCGAGGGAAACAGTGGAATGAGGAGGTGGAGGAGGCTTACCGATTCCAGCTAGCAGGGTACCGGGATGAAACTGAATACAAGACATTCCAGAAGACTGATCACGTGAGTTACCCAGGAGAGTGACATTGTACAAATAGTGTTGGCGCTATAGTGACccaaaccagggtctttggtGGGACGAGCACACACTTTTACCACTAATCTGCCCCATTGCCCAtaaaaatttgaaattgataCAGGTTATTACTGAGTCAAAATATGTTTACTGATAGTAGTGTCACATTAAGCTTCTCagtatgatattgctgaaatgtcaggGTAGATCAATCACTCATTcctgaactgaaattattttcaatgtcacCATGACTCTTTGActcttttcaaactcttgttagcGTGACATCTCATGAAATGTTGCACCCAGTGTCTTCAATtatggtgacagcctacattgggtgattatgCAAATACAGTCAATTCAGGTATCTTGTAAGAGACCACACAATAAAAAGTAGTTAATtatgtcataaatatttcattcttcctTTGGGGTGGGGGGCTTTGCCATTTTAGTGGTAAACACTTTTTatctggttttttttttgtctccAGGTAGACAGATGGCCTCACAATGGTTATGTGAAGAAACTGGTGCGGCGTGACGGATGCTTCTACTACTACAATAAGGACAGGGAATGTCCTGAAAAGGATGTCTCCAAGATAAAGCTCTACCAGTACTAGATCTGTGGCAATCTTCATCAAGGCATTGTACATAGTGCATGCATAGCCGTACGTCATCCGTCCCTCGAACTATCTGTTTATGATGCATGGTGCTTGAAGCGAACTTCACACAATGAAAATGTTACCTTTTACCCTCGTTGTCATAAATGGTGAGAGGTGCGattttttgttggtttgacTGGTACGTATCAATCATTCTGTGATATATACCTCATGCATCCTGGTCATTGATGTCACTGGAGATGGTTGTGATGCTGATTGCAACATGCGCTTTTTGCAGCTACATCAAACAATCCACACTGAATTATAGTTGACGTTGTTTGTGGTTTGACAAATGTGTTCAAGGAATGTAGCAAAGGAGAGGCATGTTTTGGAGGATTCTTGCTGTTCAATAAGAAGCTTATGTGCagttttattgatctccattttaAATCTTCATGAATCAATAGCTTTAgaagatgtaaatatgtgcaatTTGGAATGGAAAGAAAGGTTCAGAGGCGATCAGTTTCCAGTCAATAATCAGTCTGTTATAAGCATTATACCAATCAACTGactttaaaatattattttgtaatTACTCAGATTTCCATcttgaaatgaaaagaaacgTGTAAAGCATAACTTACTCTTTGACAAAGTGTAATAAATTGTACATTCCATTTCAACTGAAATAAACTTGACACAACTGACATTTACTGTGGTTGACTTTGTCTTTTTATACATGCACCCATACAGAGGATCTGATTAACCAAGATGTCATTGTGAGTTTTGAACCGCAATTTACTGTgctgagttgcctcccttggtaATTCACTAGGCTTGTGATTGCTTGGTGTAGCACTCAGCAATCACAAGTGGatcccttttgtcctgaaagatTACCAAATGACTGTagtgggtgaaaatgaagtgtgcagtCCCACTTTcacaagagagagaaagaggggATTGGCGAAGGGGGATTTTCAGTCTCTCTAAGTAATTGAGTGTGGAACAGGGTCTTGATTTTTAAGGCGCTCTTAGTGCCAAGACAGTCATAAGTGTCATACGTTAACATCAAAACACcactatcttagcgctgagagagcttcgaaaatccaggGCCAGACCGACCAGTGATCCATGCTATTTGGACACAATAATGATGAACTGTCTAAATCAGCTTGAATGTGATGTTTGCTTTGAATCAGTCTTGCTGGCTGcaggtagcctggtggttaaggcattcgatGGTCAtcggaagacccaggtttgagtCCCAATATGGGTCCAGCATGTGAAGCcctggtgtcctctgctgagatattgctggaatattgctaaaagcagcatataactgatctcacacactcactgaatCCCTATTGGCTTTGAAGTGAGTGTTTCTCTTGGTTTGTCAACAACGTCATGTTTATGGGTGTAATGAAGCTGATAAACATAGGGACGGTCTATACGTATGATATGTAAAGCTATTTTTCACGCTATTATCATCTACTGAAGCCCGAGGTCTATCAAAGGATGGCAGTTGAAAAGACTAAACACGCAAGCGTTTTATTGATAATTCTATGCATTTTATTAATAGTACCTAATATTTAGTGGTCGTTTACCTCAAACATATGACAGACTTTATGACATTGGCGTCATCACACCCTGACTTCATAATATGTTGTGTACATTTACAACTGGTTTGTCAGGCACGGATCGAGATGATATGTACAGGCTGCCATGACAGTTGGAATGATGACTGCAGTGTCTAAATGCCACATGTTATCTTTTcgtgtttttctttcatatttaagctggttttatcaTTGTGACGGATGGGGCACCAGTATTCACTGTATCCAAGTAGGTTAACAATCCACATGCAAACAAATGTAGGTCATCTGACGTGAGtctgtgagttcagttttacgccgcactcagcactattccagctttATGTCGGTCATCTGACGTGCGAACCACCGTACGTGTTCAACTTTAGGTGAAGAgacaaaaaaaagtaaaaacagacagaaaaacaaaacaaaaaaaaaacaaaaacaaaaacaaaaaaaaaaacccaaacaaaacaaaacaacccagATTTCAGGTTTGTTATGTGGTTGAGAGGTGTGGTATTTGGTTAAAAGGTCATAGTATTATCTTTCTCCGACAACACCAAGGTTTGATTCGTCGTCAGCTGTTTGGTTAAGTCATTAGGGTCAGCGCGTACAAATGTCGAGTTTCATTagttaaacaatatttcataaacAAATACACTCGAATGGCAAAAGAGAGTTTTTGCCTGTTCAGATATTAATGCGCTGTGCGGAGTACCAACCAATGGGCATTAATTACTACGAGCAGCTCGTTCTTATGGCCGACCTTAACAAGCAGCCGGACTGAGTTATATCacaacggggaacaccagaaatggggtgaCTTAGTTACCCCAGCGTCAAAAGATTTGCTGACAAGATTAGCATGAAATCATAACTGCAATCAAGTCATACATTTTTTGTCAATACTGAAGATACCTTTGGAATTAAATGTGTGTCGGACAATTTACGCTGTCCTGAAGCAGTGACAGAAGGGACGGTTTGTCGTGGTTGTTGAAGCGCACATACAATATTTACAAGCAGCGCACTTTGCAGCAGTTCCGTTGAGATGGCTCGTTTGATGGTCTGTGGGTGAGGTCATTTCTGAGGTATGCAGCGCCAGGAATAGTTGTAGGTTCGAACTCAGAATTCAGAGGGTGGCAGACTTGGTAACACTGGTTACATTAACAGTACGTAGTTTCAATGGCTCCAAGAAATGATCTGTTCATTGTGATACTAAGTACAGCAGACCCCTATTACCATCACTACTGGTACTGCCTCCGTTGcgtcttctactactactactgctggtgttgctgctgttgttgctgctgctacaaaGACTGCAGTAACAGTACGTAGTTTCAGTAAACACAAAGAAGGATGTTGCAGTATTTATGACCTGTTCACATAAAATATTATCATTGCTGGCACTCCTTCCcctgctgctgctacttctactactactgctgctgctactactactactactaccaccactattactgatgcttctactactactactactactttcgCTACTACAACTACTTTCGCTACTACTTCTACATTTCGTGCTATTATGAGTTTCAGCACATTTTACCAACGTTGTTATGATCAATCGAGTGATGCTTCTGTTTCTTCTTTACACATGCTGGatgagtagcttagtggttctAGCGTTCGTCCAGAAAGTCCAGGT is a window from the Haliotis asinina isolate JCU_RB_2024 chromosome 9, JCU_Hal_asi_v2, whole genome shotgun sequence genome containing:
- the LOC137296082 gene encoding meiosis expressed gene 1 protein homolog encodes the protein MTETAPQPKSMMRGKQWNEEVEEAYRFQLAGYRDETEYKTFQKTDHVDRWPHNGYVKKLVRRDGCFYYYNKDRECPEKDVSKIKLYQY